One window from the genome of Cucumis melo cultivar AY chromosome 12, USDA_Cmelo_AY_1.0, whole genome shotgun sequence encodes:
- the LOC127144388 gene encoding uncharacterized protein LOC127144388: MDDLYEEVGVGELNATVEETPKELKRRRGPTIMFDVTRIRSLGDKKVVRYNEDGAPIGENGAKLKSFIGSATHYHVPITYMSWKSVPAELKDKIFTTVEAAFVIDPRSRKNVLQIVGISFRQFKNWLTTKYIIPHKDEPQLLQVPPEKYFFIEQNHWEEFVRSRLSETFQV; encoded by the exons ATGGACGATCTATATGAAGAAGTTGGTGTCGGTGAGTTGAATGCAACAGTTGAAGAAACCCCAAAAGAGTTGAAGCGACGACGAGGACCTACTATTATGTTTGATGTAACTCGCATTAGAAGTTTGGGAGACAAGAAGGTGGTGAGGTACAATGAAGACGGAGCACCTATTGGTGAGAATGGAGCGAAGTTAAAGTCTTTCATAGGGTCTGCAACCCATTATCATGTCCCTATCACATATATGTCTTGGAAAAGTGTGCCTGCAGAACTGAAAGATAAGATATTCACTACAGTTGag gctGCATTCGTCATTGATCCAAGATCTAGGAAAAACGTTCTCCAAATTGTAGGTATTTCATTTCGTCAGTTTAAGAACTGGCTAACAACGAAATACATCATCCCGCATAAAGATGAACCACAATTGCTTCAAGTTCCACCTGAAAAGTATTTCTTCATTGAGCAAAATCACTGGGAAGAGTTTGTAAGGTCAAGGTTATCAGAGACCTTTCAGGTATGA